One part of the Pandoraea faecigallinarum genome encodes these proteins:
- a CDS encoding SDR family NAD(P)-dependent oxidoreductase → MKRDAIENAVREDAERHVGKVALVTGATRGIGQEVARELAEAGMTVLVGAREEAKGDEVVAPLRKAGFQAETLVIDLLRPETLHAAAYRIGRYHARLDVLVNNAGVTDPRDDTPQKASIEAVERIFQTNFFGTLRVTQAMLPWLARSEAARIVNVSSGLGSLARNNDPAWEHAAFRQIGFNASKAALNMLTVQLSQTLRDTSITVNSVDPGAPSDLTVDASGKRGRQGLADGTRSVVMLALGERGPVTGGFFDLKGDLPW, encoded by the coding sequence ATGAAACGGGACGCGATCGAGAATGCGGTGCGCGAGGACGCCGAACGCCACGTGGGAAAAGTGGCGCTGGTGACCGGCGCGACCCGGGGAATCGGACAGGAAGTGGCGCGCGAGCTGGCCGAGGCGGGCATGACGGTGCTTGTGGGCGCGCGCGAAGAGGCGAAGGGCGACGAGGTCGTCGCGCCGTTGCGCAAGGCGGGTTTTCAGGCGGAGACGCTCGTCATCGACCTGTTGCGCCCCGAGACGCTCCATGCGGCGGCGTATCGCATCGGCCGTTATCACGCGCGGCTCGACGTGCTGGTCAACAACGCCGGTGTGACCGATCCGCGCGACGATACGCCGCAGAAGGCGTCCATTGAGGCGGTGGAGCGGATATTCCAGACCAACTTCTTCGGCACGCTGCGCGTGACGCAGGCAATGCTGCCGTGGCTTGCCCGCTCGGAAGCGGCGCGCATCGTCAACGTGTCGAGCGGGCTCGGCTCGCTGGCGCGCAACAACGATCCCGCGTGGGAGCATGCGGCGTTCCGGCAGATCGGATTCAACGCCTCGAAGGCCGCACTGAACATGCTGACGGTGCAGCTCTCGCAGACATTGCGCGATACGTCGATCACCGTGAACTCCGTCGATCCGGGTGCGCCGTCGGATCTCACCGTCGATGCGAGCGGCAAGCGCGGGCGCCAGGGTCTGGCGGACGGTACGCGAAGCGTTGTGATGCTCGCGCTCGGCGAACGCGGACCGGTGACGGGCGGGTTCTTCGATCTGAAGGGCGATCTGCCCTGGTAA
- a CDS encoding TetR/AcrR family transcriptional regulator: protein MKPAARSPATPRKSPQQARSRVTIDAIFEAALQVLLLDGGRQLTTTRVAERAGVSVGTLYQYFQNKQVLLYAVLERHIDRIVETVEQTCQAARGRSLEAMARELAWAYVGAKMRDIEEAQALYRLSEDLDGREVFAGAASRMHAAVVGMLRTAHNARFDDPETVAFVFLNSMSGPIKAILENRAPAGVCHETLSRQIADQMATMCGAYLQRVAQGAGDGPHADVPPEKAA, encoded by the coding sequence ATGAAACCGGCCGCCCGATCCCCCGCAACGCCCCGTAAGTCGCCGCAGCAGGCCCGTTCGCGAGTCACCATCGACGCCATTTTCGAAGCCGCGCTTCAGGTTTTGCTGCTCGACGGCGGACGTCAGTTGACGACCACGCGAGTCGCCGAGCGCGCGGGGGTATCCGTCGGCACCCTCTATCAGTACTTCCAGAACAAACAGGTGTTGCTGTACGCGGTGCTGGAGCGCCATATCGACCGGATCGTCGAGACGGTCGAGCAAACCTGTCAGGCCGCGCGTGGGCGATCGCTGGAGGCCATGGCACGGGAATTGGCATGGGCGTATGTCGGCGCGAAGATGCGCGACATCGAGGAAGCGCAGGCGTTGTACCGGCTCTCGGAGGATCTGGACGGACGCGAAGTGTTTGCCGGCGCGGCGTCGCGCATGCATGCGGCGGTCGTCGGCATGCTTCGCACGGCGCACAATGCCCGGTTCGACGACCCGGAAACGGTCGCCTTCGTGTTCCTGAACTCGATGTCCGGCCCGATCAAGGCCATTCTGGAAAATCGTGCGCCCGCGGGCGTCTGCCACGAAACACTGTCCCGCCAGATCGCCGACCAGATGGCGACCATGTGCGGCGCGTACTTGCAGCGCGTCGCCCAAGGGGCGGGCGACGGTCCGCATGCCGATGTCCCGCCGGAGAAGGCGGCATGA
- a CDS encoding protein-L-isoaspartate O-methyltransferase family protein, protein MNYEQARFNMIEQQIRPWDVLDQDVLELLKVVKRENFVPAALRDIAFTDVELPLSGAAIANKSQHMMFPRVEARILQALAPKKNENVLEIGTGSGYMAALLAYNAHHVTTVEFDANLAQAAQQTLRANGVTNVEVVNADGAQGWSAAAPYDVIAISGALAELPQAFLNQLKVGGRLAAFVGGIPVMEAVLITRVSETEYRRENLFETQVAYLVAPQPSSFKF, encoded by the coding sequence ATGAATTACGAACAGGCCCGCTTTAATATGATCGAGCAGCAGATCCGTCCCTGGGACGTGCTCGATCAGGACGTGCTCGAGTTGCTCAAAGTCGTCAAGCGCGAAAATTTCGTGCCGGCGGCTCTGCGCGACATCGCGTTCACGGACGTGGAACTCCCGCTCTCGGGCGCCGCCATCGCAAACAAGAGCCAGCACATGATGTTCCCGCGCGTCGAGGCGCGCATTCTGCAAGCGCTCGCCCCGAAGAAGAACGAAAACGTGCTCGAAATCGGCACCGGCTCGGGCTACATGGCCGCGCTGCTGGCCTATAACGCTCACCACGTCACCACCGTCGAATTCGACGCCAATCTCGCTCAGGCCGCCCAACAGACGCTTCGCGCGAACGGCGTGACCAACGTGGAAGTCGTGAACGCCGATGGCGCGCAAGGCTGGAGCGCCGCCGCGCCGTACGACGTCATCGCCATCTCGGGCGCACTGGCAGAGCTGCCGCAAGCGTTCCTCAACCAATTGAAAGTCGGTGGCCGTCTGGCCGCATTCGTGGGCGGCATCCCGGTCATGGAGGCCGTGCTCATCACGCGCGTGTCCGAGACCGAATACCGCCGCGAAAACCTGTTCGAGACGCAAGTGGCCTATCTGGTCGCGCCGCAGCCGTCGAGCTTCAAGTTCTAA
- a CDS encoding rhodanese-like domain-containing protein: MQIITPAQLDQWLADGERDQPTLLDVREDWEVQTCRIARSKNVPLGDVPARLNELDADAPIVCICHHGMRSARAAMFLEQQGFTRLFNLDGGIDAWAREVDPSMPTY; encoded by the coding sequence ATGCAAATCATTACACCGGCGCAATTGGACCAGTGGCTCGCGGATGGGGAACGCGACCAACCCACGCTCCTCGACGTGCGTGAGGACTGGGAAGTTCAGACCTGCCGCATCGCCAGGAGCAAGAACGTGCCGCTCGGCGACGTGCCCGCCCGTCTGAACGAACTCGACGCCGACGCGCCCATCGTGTGCATTTGCCATCACGGCATGCGCAGCGCCCGCGCCGCGATGTTTCTGGAACAACAAGGCTTTACCCGGCTGTTCAATCTGGACGGCGGAATCGATGCCTGGGCTCGCGAGGTCGATCCGTCGATGCCGACTTACTGA
- a CDS encoding TolC family outer membrane protein: MRPPRIAARIRAARCAPASHTRAASAFATATALFAFLALAGHAAPVRAADLLQLYSEAQNRDALIASARSAYLANIEALPQARAALLPQITARWGTVNTHYGSGNISNTFGSSGYSLALTQPIFHWDSWQSYQQGKLTVASAEAAFAQAQQDLILRVATAYFDVLAAQDDLALAGTHKQAIAEQLASAKRNFEVGNATIVDANEAQASFDQATAQEIAAQNTLDVRRAAFARIVGHPVGSLATLRAGSTLPSPEPNNVADWVAQAEQSNYGVQLQTLTLEIARRETSKAKSGYLPSVDLVASGAHSNVGNANSLLTSAMSSPSSQGTGPSSAGQIGIQISIPIFSGGSVQSRMRQTLALEDKAQSDLDDARRLAVLGARTSYLGVSSGLAQVKALEAAEQSAQSSVASNKLGYQVGVRINADVLNAEDKLFTTRRDLAKARYSTLLSSLQLKASAATLVDTDLQLLNALLTENPDASAAMAGAREPAPADAGTGLPARGVRPGTTAPLRR; encoded by the coding sequence GTGCGCCCCCCAAGGATTGCCGCGCGAATCCGCGCGGCGAGGTGTGCACCCGCCTCGCACACTCGCGCTGCGAGCGCCTTCGCCACCGCGACGGCGCTCTTCGCCTTTCTTGCCCTCGCCGGGCACGCCGCGCCCGTTCGGGCGGCCGATCTCCTCCAGCTGTACAGCGAAGCGCAGAACCGCGACGCGCTGATCGCCAGCGCCCGCTCGGCATACCTCGCGAACATCGAAGCGCTGCCGCAAGCCCGCGCAGCCCTGCTGCCGCAAATCACCGCACGCTGGGGTACCGTCAACACGCACTACGGTTCCGGCAACATTTCGAACACCTTCGGCAGCAGCGGCTACAGCCTCGCGCTCACGCAGCCTATCTTCCATTGGGATAGCTGGCAGTCGTACCAGCAGGGCAAGCTGACGGTGGCAAGCGCCGAGGCCGCTTTCGCGCAGGCGCAGCAGGACTTGATCCTGCGGGTCGCCACCGCATATTTCGACGTGCTCGCCGCGCAGGACGATCTTGCGCTCGCCGGCACGCACAAGCAAGCCATCGCCGAACAGCTCGCATCCGCCAAACGCAACTTCGAGGTCGGCAACGCCACCATCGTCGATGCGAACGAAGCCCAGGCCAGCTTCGATCAGGCCACCGCTCAGGAAATCGCCGCACAGAATACGCTCGACGTACGTCGCGCGGCGTTCGCACGCATCGTCGGGCACCCCGTCGGTTCGCTCGCCACCCTGCGCGCGGGATCGACGCTGCCGTCACCCGAGCCGAACAACGTCGCGGACTGGGTCGCGCAGGCGGAGCAGTCCAACTACGGCGTGCAGTTGCAGACGCTGACGCTGGAGATCGCGCGTCGCGAAACGTCCAAGGCGAAGTCGGGCTATCTGCCGTCGGTCGATCTGGTTGCCTCGGGTGCACACTCGAATGTCGGCAATGCCAACAGTTTGCTGACCTCCGCGATGTCGAGCCCGTCGAGTCAGGGCACAGGCCCCAGTTCCGCAGGTCAGATCGGCATCCAGATCAGTATCCCGATCTTCTCGGGCGGGTCGGTGCAGAGCAGGATGCGCCAGACGCTCGCGCTCGAAGACAAGGCACAAAGCGATCTGGACGACGCGCGACGGCTCGCCGTACTGGGTGCGCGCACCTCGTATCTCGGCGTGTCGAGCGGGCTGGCGCAGGTCAAGGCGCTGGAAGCCGCCGAGCAGTCGGCGCAATCGTCGGTCGCATCGAACAAGCTCGGCTATCAGGTCGGCGTTCGCATCAACGCCGACGTGCTCAACGCCGAAGACAAGCTCTTCACCACACGGCGCGATCTCGCCAAGGCGCGTTACAGCACGCTGCTCTCGAGCCTTCAGTTGAAGGCCAGCGCCGCCACGCTCGTCGATACGGACTTGCAGTTGCTCAACGCCCTGCTCACCGAAAATCCGGACGCCTCCGCCGCCATGGCAGGCGCTCGCGAACCGGCACCGGCTGACGCCGGCACAGGGCTGCCGGCGCGCGGTGTCCGGCCGGGAACGACAGCGCCGCTTCGCCGGTGA
- the waaA gene encoding lipid IV(A) 3-deoxy-D-manno-octulosonic acid transferase produces the protein MLRLVYRALWWIVAPLAVVRLWWRGRFEPGYRRHIGERFGFYGTPPYTGRALIWVHAVSVGETRAAQPLVEALLKRYPSHGVLLTHMTPTGRATGEGLFGDRVLRCYLPYDMVGPIRRFLKHWRPSVGVVMETEVWPNLIFTCREDDVPLVLTNARMSARSFRRAARFGGATKPVFGGFSRVLAQSDADAERLRMLGASDVDVMGNLKFDMTPPPALLALGARWRARFGERKVWLAASTRDGEEALVLHARAMLSAASDAGRRSLLVLVPRHPQRFDEVAAMLGKVRLNYVRRSAWPDDDTPLPADVDVVLGDSMGEMAAYFAAADVAFIGGSLLPLGGQNLIEACAAGTPVVFGPHMFNFTQASENALNAGAARRVSDAGELATTLADLLVNDDKRLAMRTAALLFAKQHQGATARTVTALGRWLDRGYAAPQE, from the coding sequence CTGCTGCGTCTCGTCTATCGCGCGCTCTGGTGGATCGTCGCACCGTTGGCCGTGGTGCGTCTGTGGTGGCGCGGGCGGTTCGAGCCGGGCTATCGCCGTCACATCGGCGAGCGCTTCGGCTTTTACGGCACGCCGCCGTACACCGGGCGTGCGCTGATCTGGGTGCACGCCGTCTCCGTTGGCGAGACGCGCGCGGCGCAACCGCTCGTCGAAGCCCTGCTCAAGCGCTATCCGTCGCACGGGGTGCTGCTCACGCACATGACCCCGACCGGCCGTGCCACGGGTGAGGGGTTGTTCGGCGATCGCGTGCTGCGCTGCTACCTGCCGTACGACATGGTCGGGCCGATCCGGCGTTTCCTGAAGCATTGGCGGCCGAGCGTGGGCGTGGTGATGGAGACGGAAGTCTGGCCGAATCTCATCTTCACATGTCGCGAAGACGATGTGCCGCTCGTGCTGACCAACGCCCGCATGTCGGCGCGTTCGTTCCGTCGCGCGGCGCGCTTCGGTGGTGCGACGAAGCCTGTCTTCGGCGGATTCAGCCGCGTGCTGGCGCAAAGCGATGCCGATGCCGAGCGCCTGCGCATGCTCGGCGCGAGCGACGTCGACGTCATGGGCAACCTCAAGTTCGACATGACGCCGCCGCCCGCCCTGCTCGCGCTGGGGGCCCGTTGGCGGGCGCGCTTCGGCGAGCGCAAGGTGTGGCTCGCTGCCAGTACACGCGACGGTGAGGAAGCGCTGGTGCTTCACGCGCGCGCCATGCTTTCGGCGGCGTCCGACGCGGGGCGCCGGTCGTTGCTGGTACTCGTGCCGCGACATCCCCAGCGTTTCGACGAAGTGGCCGCGATGCTCGGGAAGGTGCGCCTCAACTACGTGCGCCGCAGTGCATGGCCGGACGACGACACCCCGTTGCCTGCCGACGTCGATGTCGTGCTGGGCGATTCGATGGGAGAGATGGCCGCATATTTCGCGGCGGCCGATGTCGCCTTCATTGGCGGCAGTCTGTTGCCGCTGGGCGGTCAGAACCTGATCGAAGCGTGCGCCGCGGGCACACCCGTCGTCTTCGGTCCACATATGTTCAACTTCACCCAGGCGAGCGAAAACGCGCTGAACGCCGGTGCCGCGCGGCGTGTGAGCGATGCCGGCGAACTCGCTACGACGCTGGCCGATTTGCTCGTCAACGACGACAAGCGGCTCGCGATGCGCACGGCGGCGCTGTTGTTCGCGAAACAGCACCAGGGCGCGACGGCGCGCACCGTCACCGCGCTCGGACGCTGGCTCGACCGGGGATACGCCGCACCGCAGGAGTGA
- a CDS encoding Kdo hydroxylase family protein — MNRTNEANQANQVSAPTGSSQIVTVDSGDWQGGQLSVSREALVADVEAGKVLYFPHLAFALDTAEQRLLDPKIADPKRKNISLDPKTDVLVGVAADAATQRAVHALVKRYYTQACSLVDGLMPEYRGKLRAAPTSLRLHQVETRQTSWRKDDSRLHVDAFPSRPNYGERILRVFTNINPAGQPRVWRVGEPFEDVAKRFLPKVPTQWPGSAWLQNAVGITKRPRSGYDHIMLHLHDGMKADMAYQRDAGQQTMPFPPGSVWICFSDQTSHAVMSGQFMMEQTFFLPAESMVHPECSPLAVLQRLTHRALI; from the coding sequence ATGAATCGAACGAACGAAGCGAACCAGGCAAACCAGGTGAGCGCGCCGACCGGCAGCAGCCAGATCGTCACCGTCGACTCGGGCGACTGGCAAGGCGGACAACTGTCGGTCTCGCGCGAGGCGCTGGTGGCCGATGTCGAAGCCGGCAAGGTGCTGTACTTTCCGCATCTGGCCTTCGCCCTCGACACCGCCGAGCAACGTCTGCTCGACCCGAAGATCGCCGATCCGAAGCGCAAGAACATCAGCCTCGACCCGAAGACGGATGTCCTCGTGGGCGTTGCCGCCGACGCTGCCACGCAGCGCGCCGTGCACGCGCTGGTCAAGCGCTATTACACGCAGGCGTGCAGTCTGGTCGACGGCCTGATGCCGGAGTATCGCGGCAAGCTGCGTGCGGCGCCGACCAGTCTGCGCCTGCATCAGGTGGAAACGCGCCAGACATCGTGGCGCAAGGACGACAGCCGTCTGCATGTGGACGCTTTCCCGTCGCGGCCGAATTATGGCGAGCGCATTCTGCGCGTGTTCACCAACATCAATCCGGCAGGCCAGCCTCGCGTGTGGCGCGTGGGCGAGCCGTTCGAGGACGTGGCGAAGCGCTTTTTGCCGAAAGTGCCAACGCAATGGCCGGGCTCCGCGTGGCTGCAAAACGCCGTGGGCATCACCAAACGTCCGCGCAGCGGTTATGACCACATCATGTTGCATCTGCACGATGGCATGAAGGCCGACATGGCGTATCAGCGCGACGCCGGCCAGCAGACCATGCCGTTCCCCCCGGGCAGCGTGTGGATCTGCTTTTCCGACCAGACGTCGCACGCCGTGATGTCGGGCCAGTTCATGATGGAACAGACCTTTTTCCTGCCCGCCGAGTCGATGGTGCACCCCGAGTGTTCGCCGCTGGCGGTATTGCAACGCCTGACGCATCGCGCGCTGATCTGA
- the waaC gene encoding lipopolysaccharide heptosyltransferase I, which yields MPVVQDILRQYPDARIDWVVEEGFVDLVKLVRGVRRVIPFALRRWRKKPFAARTWQEIGAFRRALRDTPYDYVIDTQGLVKTGWIARTARGAVWGLGNRTEGASYEWPVRYLYRHMVRIEPHTHVVTRSRLLVAQALGFGMPGEIDFGIATERADHSQCPDRPYAVFVHATSREDKTWPEDNWVALGRDLASQGFLIVLPWGSASERDVSLRLAAALGDAAWVPPKMNLSQVVGLIDRGAITVGVDTGLVHIAAALNRPTIELYNFSTAWRTGGFWSPRIVNLGDAEHKPTLAQVREAVRELAPSLTPVRSGAAVPEEDRPA from the coding sequence ATGCCCGTGGTGCAGGACATCCTGCGCCAGTACCCGGACGCCCGGATCGACTGGGTCGTGGAAGAGGGTTTCGTCGACCTAGTCAAACTCGTGCGCGGTGTGCGCCGGGTCATTCCATTCGCGCTGCGCCGCTGGCGCAAGAAACCCTTCGCGGCTCGCACGTGGCAGGAAATCGGTGCGTTTCGCCGCGCCCTGCGCGACACCCCTTACGACTACGTGATCGATACGCAGGGTCTGGTCAAGACCGGCTGGATCGCGCGAACTGCGCGCGGCGCCGTGTGGGGGCTGGGTAACCGCACCGAGGGCGCGAGCTACGAGTGGCCGGTGCGATACCTCTATCGGCACATGGTACGTATCGAGCCGCATACACACGTGGTGACCCGTTCTCGCCTGCTCGTGGCACAGGCGCTCGGCTTCGGGATGCCGGGCGAGATCGACTTCGGCATTGCCACCGAGCGGGCCGATCACAGCCAGTGTCCGGATCGTCCGTATGCCGTCTTCGTGCACGCGACCTCGCGTGAGGACAAGACGTGGCCGGAGGACAACTGGGTGGCGCTCGGTCGCGACCTGGCGTCGCAAGGCTTCCTGATCGTCTTGCCGTGGGGCAGTGCGTCGGAGCGCGACGTGTCGCTACGCCTCGCGGCAGCGTTGGGCGACGCCGCGTGGGTGCCGCCGAAGATGAACCTGTCGCAGGTCGTCGGCCTCATCGACCGTGGCGCGATCACCGTGGGCGTGGACACCGGGTTGGTGCATATCGCCGCAGCGCTGAACCGCCCGACCATCGAGCTATACAATTTCAGCACGGCGTGGCGCACCGGCGGGTTCTGGTCGCCGCGCATCGTCAATCTCGGCGACGCCGAACACAAGCCAACGCTCGCACAGGTGCGCGAGGCGGTGCGCGAACTCGCGCCGTCGCTCACGCCGGTGCGAAGCGGCGCTGCCGTGCCCGAGGAGGACCGACCCGCATGA